The following proteins are encoded in a genomic region of Paenibacillus sp. FSL H3-0469:
- a CDS encoding carboxymuconolactone decarboxylase family protein: MQEYVSRIGGLFKVDNVPQVSHAFMTFMKEAPEQQKALGEIVKKLDAASSLDAKTEEIAYISVLAAVRLESGLPFHVKHAKALGATRDEIISAVLLPLPAVGNVVIQALPVALQAYDSE; encoded by the coding sequence ATGCAAGAATATGTTTCCAGAATCGGAGGGTTATTTAAAGTGGATAATGTACCGCAAGTCAGTCATGCCTTTATGACATTTATGAAGGAAGCGCCGGAGCAGCAGAAAGCCCTTGGCGAAATTGTGAAGAAGCTGGATGCTGCAAGCAGCCTGGATGCCAAAACCGAGGAGATTGCTTATATTTCCGTACTCGCGGCGGTTAGGCTGGAGAGCGGGCTTCCCTTTCATGTCAAGCATGCCAAAGCGCTCGGCGCAACCCGTGACGAGATCATCAGCGCAGTGCTGCTGCCCCTTCCGGCGGTGGGCAATGTGGTGATTCAAGCCCTGCCGGTGGCATTGCAGGCTTATGACAGTGAATAG
- a CDS encoding Rrf2 family transcriptional regulator, with the protein MNISTRFAVAIHILTLIDSNKDGKSTSEWIAGSVNTNPVVIRRLTGMLNKAGLVEVRPGVAGAKLARSAADITLLQIYKAVNAVEEDSLFSVHEHPNPECPVGKNIAGAIVPVFSLAQKAMENVLQEVTLDQIVHQIPVG; encoded by the coding sequence ATGAACATTAGCACGCGGTTTGCGGTGGCTATTCATATTTTAACCTTAATTGACAGCAACAAAGACGGCAAAAGTACCTCCGAGTGGATCGCCGGCAGCGTGAATACCAACCCCGTAGTGATTCGCCGCCTTACGGGTATGTTGAATAAGGCAGGACTTGTGGAAGTTCGTCCCGGTGTAGCCGGAGCGAAGCTTGCCCGCAGTGCAGCTGATATTACGCTGCTGCAGATTTATAAGGCAGTGAATGCGGTGGAAGAGGACTCTCTGTTCTCTGTCCATGAGCATCCGAACCCGGAGTGTCCGGTGGGCAAGAACATTGCAGGAGCTATTGTTCCTGTGTTCTCTCTTGCACAGAAGGCGATGGAGAATGTGCTGCAGGAGGTCACCCTGGATCAGATCGTACATCAGATTCCTGTAGGGTAA
- a CDS encoding NAD(P)/FAD-dependent oxidoreductase codes for MSKHIVILGAGYGGLLSALTVRKYMSKAEAKITVVNQYPTHQIITELHRLAAGSASEQAVAMPLAKLFAGKDIDLKIAKVNSFSAENKQVILSDGVMLTYDALVVGLGSTTAYFGIPGLEEYSMVLKSAADALRIRRHIEDRIRDYSKTRNAADATILIGGGGLTGVELVGEIADILPKLTKQYGVNPAEIKLLLVEAGPKILPVLPDHLIERATASLEKRGVQFLTGLPVTKVVDNTIDLKDGQQIVANTFVWTGGVQGNPLVGESGLEVNRGRATVNEFLQSTSHPNVFVAGDSAVVFAPDGRPYPPTAQIAWQMGELIGYNLFAYLNDKPQEAFSPVNSGTLASLGRKDGVAIVGGNSTPLKGLPATLMKEASNIRYLTHIHGLFSLAY; via the coding sequence ATGTCAAAACATATAGTGATTCTAGGTGCAGGCTACGGCGGTCTGCTTAGTGCCTTAACCGTTCGTAAATATATGAGCAAAGCGGAAGCCAAAATTACGGTTGTCAATCAGTATCCGACACACCAGATTATTACGGAATTGCACCGGCTTGCAGCGGGCAGTGCGTCTGAACAGGCGGTTGCCATGCCACTGGCGAAGCTGTTCGCCGGTAAGGATATTGATCTGAAAATCGCCAAGGTCAACTCGTTCTCCGCAGAGAACAAGCAGGTTATTCTCTCGGACGGCGTTATGCTGACTTATGATGCTCTCGTTGTCGGTCTCGGCAGCACCACCGCATACTTTGGTATTCCGGGACTTGAAGAGTACAGCATGGTGCTGAAATCAGCAGCAGATGCGCTGCGGATCCGCCGTCATATTGAAGACCGGATTCGTGACTATTCCAAAACCCGCAACGCAGCAGATGCTACGATTCTGATCGGCGGCGGCGGACTGACCGGCGTAGAGCTGGTAGGCGAAATTGCTGACATTCTGCCTAAGCTGACGAAGCAATACGGAGTGAATCCTGCTGAGATCAAGCTTCTGCTCGTTGAGGCGGGTCCGAAGATTCTCCCCGTCCTGCCGGATCATCTGATTGAGCGCGCTACGGCCAGCCTGGAGAAGCGCGGGGTGCAGTTCCTGACGGGTCTTCCGGTTACGAAGGTGGTTGACAATACGATTGATCTGAAGGATGGCCAGCAGATTGTGGCGAACACCTTCGTCTGGACCGGCGGGGTACAGGGCAATCCGCTGGTTGGGGAATCCGGTCTTGAAGTCAACCGCGGCCGGGCCACGGTGAATGAGTTCCTGCAGTCCACTTCACACCCTAATGTATTTGTAGCCGGAGACAGCGCTGTTGTCTTTGCACCGGATGGCCGTCCTTATCCGCCAACGGCACAGATCGCCTGGCAGATGGGTGAGCTGATCGGCTACAATCTGTTCGCATATCTTAATGATAAACCGCAGGAAGCCTTCAGCCCGGTCAATTCCGGCACACTTGCCAGCCTCGGACGCAAAGACGGGGTAGCCATTGTCGGCGGTAACTCCACTCCGCTGAAGGGGCTGCCGGCTACACTGATGAAGGAAGCCAGCAATATCCGTTACTTGACTCATATCCATGGCTTGTTCAGCCTGGCCTATTAA
- a CDS encoding SGNH/GDSL hydrolase family protein, whose protein sequence is MPFQKNDIILFQGDSITDCGRNYADASSLGVGYALMAGARLGLQYAEKNLTFLNRGISGNRAVDLQERWERDCLALKPTWVSIYIGINDTWRWYDSGQETTAAEFESSYRDLIERTKQHLDAKLVLVEPFVLPVPEDRKGWRQDLDPKIHVVRELAREYGAVLVPLDGLFAAASVNAEPGYWAADGVHPSPAGHALIADAWMKAVGAIR, encoded by the coding sequence ATGCCATTTCAAAAGAACGATATCATCCTGTTCCAGGGGGATAGTATCACGGATTGTGGACGCAATTACGCCGATGCCTCATCGCTGGGTGTAGGTTACGCGCTGATGGCCGGCGCCCGGCTTGGCCTTCAGTATGCAGAGAAGAATCTTACGTTCCTGAACCGCGGAATCAGCGGCAACCGGGCGGTAGACCTGCAGGAGCGCTGGGAGCGGGATTGTCTTGCGCTGAAGCCAACCTGGGTATCTATTTATATTGGAATAAATGATACCTGGCGCTGGTATGATTCGGGGCAGGAGACTACAGCAGCTGAATTCGAGTCGTCCTACCGTGATCTGATTGAACGGACCAAGCAGCATCTGGATGCCAAGCTGGTACTGGTGGAGCCGTTCGTATTGCCGGTGCCGGAAGACCGCAAGGGCTGGCGTCAGGACCTGGACCCCAAAATCCATGTGGTCCGTGAGCTGGCCCGTGAATACGGAGCGGTGCTGGTGCCGCTGGACGGCCTGTTCGCAGCGGCATCCGTCAACGCTGAACCTGGCTACTGGGCGGCGGATGGCGTGCACCCTTCGCCTGCCGGACATGCCCTAATCGCCGATGCCTGGATGAAGGCTGTAGGTGCAATAAGGTAA
- the map gene encoding type I methionyl aminopeptidase produces the protein MTSETLQDMQGLKAAGAVVGHTIAEMKKSVVPGMTTAELDEVGAKILNHFGAKSAPKVTYNFPGTTCISVNEEVAHGIPGQRVIQAGDLINIDVSAELNGYFGDAGVSFQLPPYNEKLVHLCRSTEETMMSVINHLRAGMKVNEIGRVMESEARKRGYKVVRNLCSHGIGKALHEKPFEILPFYNPRVSTVLKEGQVITIEPFLSTGTDFVEQQADGWTLSVADNSRVAQFEHTIVVTKGKPIILTSA, from the coding sequence ATGACGAGCGAGACGCTCCAGGATATGCAAGGACTGAAAGCGGCGGGTGCAGTGGTAGGCCACACCATCGCGGAGATGAAAAAAAGTGTAGTTCCCGGAATGACGACTGCGGAGCTGGATGAAGTGGGGGCGAAGATTCTGAACCATTTTGGCGCAAAATCTGCTCCAAAGGTAACCTACAACTTCCCTGGAACGACCTGTATCAGTGTCAATGAAGAGGTGGCACATGGAATTCCGGGACAACGCGTCATTCAGGCCGGAGATCTGATCAATATTGATGTCTCCGCCGAGCTGAACGGTTATTTTGGCGATGCCGGGGTATCGTTTCAACTGCCTCCTTATAATGAGAAACTGGTTCACCTCTGCCGGAGTACGGAAGAGACCATGATGAGCGTGATTAATCATCTCCGGGCGGGTATGAAGGTTAACGAGATCGGCCGGGTTATGGAGTCTGAAGCACGGAAGCGCGGCTATAAAGTCGTGCGTAACCTATGCAGCCATGGCATCGGCAAAGCGTTGCATGAGAAGCCGTTTGAGATTCTGCCCTTCTATAATCCGCGTGTTTCGACGGTTCTGAAAGAAGGACAGGTGATTACCATCGAGCCGTTTCTGTCCACGGGAACTGATTTTGTAGAGCAGCAGGCGGATGGCTGGACACTCAGCGTCGCCGACAACAGCCGCGTGGCCCAGTTTGAGCACACCATTGTGGTCACCAAGGGCAAGCCGATTATTTTGACCAGTGCGTGA